Proteins encoded within one genomic window of Psilocybe cubensis strain MGC-MH-2018 chromosome 2, whole genome shotgun sequence:
- a CDS encoding putative glutathione S-transferase parC gives MGIPDEQIFPHATAAAAETVAKHQEPQDLIFYSGWFCPYVQRAWITLEEKDIPYQYKEVNPYKKEAHFLALNPKGLVPAAEYKGRALYESLVLCEFFEDAYPSHKPNLLPNDPVDRAVARIWLDHISKTFIPAHHRLLQLQDPEKQHQALQDTYASLKKLADNIKGPYFFGEEFSIVDVAIAPWIVRDWVVQEHRGFKREDVSPGWKAYSELVEKRDSVVKTTSLREHTVEIYGRYLRDEAQSVAAKAIRAGGVIP, from the exons ATGGGCATTCCAGATGAACAGATCTTCCCTCatgctactgctgctgctgcagaAACTGTGGCGAAACACCAAGAACCCCAGGATTTGATTTTTTACAGTGGATGG TTTTGCCCGTATGTACAGCGCGCCTGGATTAcgttggaggagaaggacaTCCCATACCAGTACAAGGAGGTTAATCCGTACAAAAAAGAGGCACACTTTCTAG CATTAAATCCCAAAGGTCTCGTTCCTGCTGCCGAATACAAAGGACGAGCACTGTACGAGTCTCTAGTCTTGTGTGAATTTTTTGAGGATGCATATCCTTCTCACAAACCAAATCTGCTCCCGAATGACCCTGTCGATCGAGCGGTTGCGCGAATATGGCTGGACCATATCAGCAAAACGTTCATCCCAGCTCATCACCggcttcttcaacttcaagacCCGGAGAAACAGCATCAAGCTCTGCAGGACACTTATGCGTCGCTCAAGAAGTTGGCGGACAACATAAAGGGGCCGTACTTCTTCGGCGAGGAGTTTAGCATTGTGGATGTAGCCATTGCACCCTGGATTGTGCGAGACTGGGTAGTCCAAGAGCATCGAGGATTTAAGAGAGAGGATGTCAGTCCAGGCTGGAAAGCATACTCTGAATTGGTGGAGAAAAGGGACAGTGTAGTGAAAACAACAAGT CTCCGAGAACATACAGTTGAAATTTACGGGCGCTACCTCCGCGATGAGGCACAAAGTGTCGCTGCGAAGGCCATCCGGGCAGGGGGAGTAATTCCATGA
- a CDS encoding Sporulation protein kinase pit1, with amino-acid sequence MSDPLLPPGLPLPPSIQGSGIRAEVLGFPSLSKHIEDHLPGNEVLDEDQRKLYLATGAMEGNLYQFIKARKGRALAGGLVSSILFQTLLGLNHIHSNGYFHRDLIPENILITTQGLFNYLSILTNTTTAPDAVEEKDVVVIVKISDFGLARELGSEGPYTEYVTVRWYRSPEVLLLSRNYTSAIDMWAFGAIAAEVLNLSPLFPGNSIIDQCMKICEVLGSPSDEARLDENGDRLDGGAWPEGIRLAQIVGYQFPAIVPRPFSSFFEPTVPASLLSCIKNLLEYDPGKRLTSQACLSHIYFIETSSHREVPADLQRH; translated from the exons ATGTCTGACCCTCTCCTTCCCCCGGgtcttcctctgcctccaTCAATCCAAGGATCTGGAATACGTGCTGAAGTGCTAGGCTTTCCAAGCCTGTCTAAGCATATTGAAGATCATCTTCCTGGAAATGAAGTACTTGATGAAG ATCAACGAAAATTATATCTTGCCACCGGTGCAATGGAAGGAAATCTTTATCAATTTATAAAGGCTCGCAAAGGAAGAGCATTAGCAGGTGGTCTCGTGTCTTCCATCCTTTTTCAAACGCTCCTTGGATTAAATCACATCCATTCGAACGGTTATTTCCATCGCGACTTGATACCGGAAAATATTCTTATCACAACCCAGGGTCTGTTTAACTACCTTTCCATACTGACCAATACCACCACAGCTCCTGATGCagttgaagaaaaagacgttgttgtcattgtcaaaatCAGTGACTTCGGTCTAGCTCGAGAGCTCGGAAGCGAAGGACCCTATACCGAATATGTTACCGTTCGTTGGTATCGCTCACCCGAAGTTTTGCTTCTAAGCCGGAACTACACCAGTGCTATCGACATGTGGGCCTTTGGGGCCATCGCAGCGGAGGTTTTGAACCTCTCTCCCTTGTTTCCTGGAAATAGCATAATCGACCAATGTATGAAAATATGCGAAGTTCTTGGCAGTCCTTCTGACGAAGCGCGATTGGATGAGAACGGTGACCGGCTGGATGGGGGAGCATGGCCCGAAGGCATTCGATTGGCTCAAATCGTTGGTTATCAGTTCCCGGCT ATCGTTCCAAGACCTTTCTCTTCATTCTTTGAACCAACGGTCCCAGCCTCTCTTCTCAGCTGCATAAAAAATCTCCTGGAATATGATCCCGGAAAACGTCTGACAAGCCAGGCTTGCCTCTCCCACATATACTTCATTGAAACCTCCAGTCATCGTGAAGTCCCGGCGGACTTGCAGAGACATTGA
- a CDS encoding Trafficking protein particle complex subunit 11 — translation MNSYPPELLAQLAPVMFVAGLDLPPAPPPASPSTPAPVSKPHDAFQVLTLRLREALLAQRKVAIWQPEKNKSFQVILVDRDVKFPPRKLVAPDDPQYSAAHSPLSPLTPTSPLHPDGLIAPIWIRKHTSLLPSVFVLFLRIFEYPPHVSRTPLDLPDADRERDRETEERKKDTELAADVAARKKITNERGIKLTVVLMASRKMLDDPSLDARLTFIRRQSGLDSRAALFVLSPVSASELNEFVRSLQQALYEPAVEYYTAHSKRVRRKRNRHSQAISSYPNTAVALGGLPIARPLRPEGWTVRYEYKMACFAEFRSEDEVALKHYQDAYEMLTIMFGSTAILPPRTKRWAEAKVLADCINIKIVKLYLYNNEHALALSHHNAHIRVFGDFSRGWGIGEETFEFWSWIARQHRVLAELLEQGTRSNLVLPVHKPVPASAAASQQTTRPSHNVEYDAVRSLGINPSHALQHPGFYYYVAARCTEMRRERFMAIADAELSQKPIALSPGYSNEKKVEHLAIINELYTKAYELFKKYSSASNQGQGRLTLWIAYRIAQTYYEAGKFDMAVRFFERIAKTYRRERWNSMLRPLLSTWYACAQQLGDVELSIKLLVEMLGHDATDLEDSDSLEEDLVTVLKSTVPATPDETLVIDLADAQPIFDSDVIFWSPEVKVGEQVAFQVTLTAPSTIGISSIPFSWVALHFGDDVSPVIVEHQSSEKKDDVQVVQIGQVIISENERPTVKADLRWSKAGSIIFTGSISSELSSIVLSIEENGWKINITSEPRAARSNPRLPARWLSSLDPLRFIHAPREDYSSTLVKLREHHLHIAFHHRSPSYLDEDYPIEVEVTNTDTRELDVIVNFLLQPTEIDDAVNWMVVDDVRSTSLVKGIHLGVLVPGTSAVKTLHLFNTGAGGDRVVDVSVQTRTKIALKTPDDEREDDGDNDGPETEADDEGRTDSRNDTMEHLKLLVVPTVKAIQITNNVVYRRALDPWSGLADLRTFDESFWDSRQGGEALVNFVMTCAGPWSIIIQRIELERLDNSHAYIINSSTDIDDEEYLAGDEYCASSRIAFSLNEEEDTKQEVIEGPGRYVVTWRRYVSSHDLRVFQKGELGPTAVSFFPLPSLQPPLNDLVALLDVPPKATLHVPVSFSITIRNYHPTRSANIVVQLEGDSLDAFVVSGLRNARVPVLLPGSEEKLVWRMIPIECGYVKIPRIKVIDRRKPLSPSQSAGEPGVPADVSTGDTIKVIDLRWDARKASAVHGDPESAMPKETSAEEADEKPFTILVLP, via the exons ATGAACTCATACCCTCCCGAACTTTTGGCCCAATTGGCACCGGTCATGTTTGTTGCGGGACTTGACCTCCCTCCAGCACCTCCCCCGGCATCCCCAAGTACCCCTGCACCCGTATCGAAACCTCACGATGCATTTCAAGTCCTGACCCTTCGCCTCCGAGAGGCACTGTTGGCACAACGAAAGGTAGCTATCTGGCAACCGGAAAAAAATAAATCCTTCCAAGTCATCCTAGTTGACAGGGACGTGAAATTTCCTCCAAGAAAGCTAGTTGCGCCTGATGATCCCCAATACTCCGCTGCACATTCTCCTCTATCTCCTCTCACACCTACTTCCCCACTTCACCCTGATGGACTTATTGCTCCGATTTGGATAAGAAAGCACACCTCTCTTTTACCctctgtttttgttttgttccTACGCATCTTCGAATATCCTCCGCACGTTTCACGGACACCTTTAGACTTGCCAGATGCCGATCGAGAGCGTGACCGAGAAacagaagaaaggaaaaaggaTACTGAACTTGCCGCAGATGTTGCTgcgaggaagaagatcaCGAACGAACGTGGCATCAAGCTTACGGTGGTTCTTATGGCCAGTAGAAAGATGTTAG ATGACCCATCTCTGGATGCTAGACTGACATTTATTAGAAGACAAAGTGGGCTCGACTCTAGAGCCGCACTCTTCGTTCTTAGCCCCGTGAGCGCATCTGAACTCAATGAATTTGTCAGAAG CCTCCAGCAAGCTCTATACGAACCAGCAGTCGAATATTACACAGCTCACTCAAAGCGTGTTAGAAGAAAGCGAAATAGACATTCTCAAGCCATCTCTTCATATCCCAACACGGCAGTGGCCTTGGGAGGGCTCCCCATCGCACGTCCTCTTCGTCCAGAAGGATGGACAGTTCGTTATGAATACAAGATGGCATGTTTCGCGGAATTTAGAAGTGAAGACGAGGTCGCATTGAA ACATTATCAGGATGCGTATGAAATGCTTACCATAATGTTTGGTTCTACAGCAATACTCCCTCCTCGTACAAAACGATGGGCAGAAGCCAAGGTCCTTGCTGATTGTATCAACATAAAG ATCGTTAAATTATATCTGTACAATAACGAGCATGCGCTTGCTCTTTCTCATCATAACGCGCATATCCGAGTATTTGGCGATTTCTCTAGGGGATGGGGAATCGGGGAAGAAACCTTCGAATTTTGGAGCTGGATTGCACGGCA ACATCGTGTTCTTGCGGAGCTTCTAGAACAAGGGACACGATCTAACTTGGTGCTCCCTGTACATAAACCTGTTCCAGCAAGCGCTGCCGCCTCCCAGCAGACTACAAGGCCATCACATAATGTTGAATATGATGCTGTGCGGTCCTTGGGCATCAATCCAAGTCATGCTCTGCAGCATCCAGGGTTTTATTATTATGTGGCAGCAAGGTGCACGGAGATGCGCAGAGAGAGATTCATGGCCATTGCCGATGCCGAG CTAAGTCAAAAACCAATAGCGCTTTCTCCTGGTTATTCCAATGAGAAAAAGGTTGAACATCTGGCCATCATCAATGAG CTATATACAAAAGCATATgaacttttcaaaaaatattcttCGGCATCGAATCAAGGCCAAGGGCGTTTGACGCTATGGATTGCGTACAGAATCGCACAAACTTACTATGAGGCAGGAAAATTTGATATGGCAGTTCG GTTCTTTGAGCGAATAGCCAAAACGTATAGACGCGAAAGGTGGAACTCTATGTTAAGGCCTCTTTTGTCAACGTGGTATGCCTGCGCTCAACAGTTGGGTGATGTTGAACTGAGCATCAAATTGTTGGTGGAAATGTTGGGTCATG ATGCTACTGACCTTGAAGACTCGGATTCactggaagaagatttgGTAACGGTATTAAAG AGTACTGTGCCTGCAACACCCGATGAAACGCTGGTAATTGATCTGGCGGATGCACAACCCATAT TTGACTCGGATGTCATTTTCTGGTCTCCTGAAGTCAAAGTTGGGGAACAGGTTGCCTTCCAGGTAACATTGACCGCTCCAAGCACAATAGGCATTTCATCAATACCATTTTCTTGGGTTGCGCTTCACTTTGGCGACGACGTCTCTCCAGTGATCGTCGAGCATCAATCCTcggagaaaaaggatgacgTCCAGGTTGTACAAATTGGACAGGTCATAATTTCGGAGAACGAACGTCCTACTGTGAAAGCTGACCTGCGCTGGTCGAAAGCCGGCTCGATCATCTTCACGGGTTCAATATCTTCTGAA CTTTCATCCATCGTACTTTCTATCGAGGAGAATGGTTGGAAAATCAATATCACGTCTGAGCCGCGTGCAGCACGCTCTAACCCAAGGTTACCTGCGAGATGGCTGAGCTCCCTTGATCCACTTAGGTTTATCCATGCCCCGAGAGAAGACTATTCATCCACCCT GGTAAAACTTCGAGAACATCATTTGCATATCGCCTTCCACCACCGTTCTCCTTCATACCTCGATGAGGATTACCCGATAGAAGTTGAAGTGACAAACACTGACACTCGCGAGTTGGACGTGATTGTGAATTTTTTGCTCCAGCCGACGGAAATTGACGACGCAG TCAACTGGATGGTCGTTGACGACGTGCGATCTACAAGCCTGGTCAAAGGCATTCATTTAGGTGTCCTTGTTCCCGGAACAAGCGCAGTAAAAACTCTACACCTCTTTAATACAGGGGCTGGTGGGGATAGAGTGGTAGATGTTTCTGTTCAGACACGAACTAAAATAGCTTTGAAGACACCCGACGATGAAAGGGAGGATGATGGGGACAATGATGGTCCGGAGACAGAGGCAGATGACGAAGGCCGCACGGATTCCAGAAATGACACTATGGAGCATTTGAAGTTACTCGTCGTGCCGACAGTCAAAGCGATTCAAATCACGAATAACGTTGTTTACCGACGAGCTTTGGACCCGTGGTCAGGCTTGGCCGACCTCAGGACATTCGACGAATCTTTCTGGGACAGCCGGCAGGGAGGCGAGGCTCTGGTGAACTTTGTTATGACGTGTGCTGGACCTTGGAGCATTATCATCCAGCGTATCGAGCTCGAACGTCTA GACAATTCGCACGCGTATATTATCAATTCGTCGACCGATATTGACGACGAAG AATACCTGGCCGGCGACGAGTATTGTGCAAGCAGCCGGATTGCCTTTTCTCtcaatgaggaagaagacacAAAACAGGAAGTAATTGAAGGTCCGGGGCGTTACGTTGTTACTTGGCGCAGGTATGTCT CGTCCCATGATCTCAGAGTGTTTCAAAAAGGCGAATTGGGGCCTACAGCTGTCAGTTTCTTCCCTTTGCCATCACTTCAGCCACCTTTAAATGATCTGGTCGCCCTTCTCGATGTGCCGCCCAAAGCCACTCTGCATGTCCCTGTGTCATTTTCTATCACGATTCGCAATTATCATCCAACACGATCTGCAAACATTGTTGTACAATTGGAGGGCGATTCATTAGATGCATTTGTAGTGTCAGGACTACGCAACGCTCGTGTGCCTGTCCTTCTTCCTGGATCCGAAGAGAAACTGGTGTGGAGGATGATACCAATCGAGTGCGGGTATGTGAAGATACCACGGATCAAGGTTATAGATAGACGAAAGCCCCTCTCACCGTCTCAAAGCGCTGGGGAACCTGGAGTACCTGCTGACGTTTCTACTGGGGATACTATCAAGGTCATTGATCTTAGATGGGATGCCCGGAAAGCCTCTGCAGTGCATGGCGATCCCGAGTCTGCCATGCCGAAAGAAACGAGTGCGGAAGAGGCAGATGAGAAGCCTTTTACGATACTTGTGTTGCCTTGA
- a CDS encoding ubiquitin-like modifier hub1, producing MALIEIIANDRLGRKVRVKCSPDDTVGDLKKLIAAQTGTDASKIQLKKWYTTYKDHITLADYEIHDGMSLEMY from the exons ATGGCTCTTATCGAG ATCATTGCGAATGACCGCCTTGGGCGTAAAG TCCGCGTCAAGTGTAGCCCTGATGATACCGTCGGCGACTTGAAGAAACTCATTGCAGCGCAAACCGGTACCGATGCTTCAAAGATCCAACTCAAGAAATG GTACACAACCTATAAAGATCATATCACTCTGGCGGATTATGAAATTCACGACGGAATGAGTCTCGAGATGTACTGA